The Pan troglodytes isolate AG18354 chromosome 8, NHGRI_mPanTro3-v2.0_pri, whole genome shotgun sequence genome window below encodes:
- the DDIT4 gene encoding DNA damage-inducible transcript 4 protein, with the protein MPSLWDRFSSSSTSSSPSSLPRTPTPDRPPRSAWGSAAREEGFDRSTSLESSDCESLDSSNSGFGPEEDTAYLDGVSLPDFELLSDPEDEHLCANLMQLLQESLAQARLGSRRPARLLMPSQLVSQVGKELLRLAYSEPCGLRGALLDVCVEQGKSCHSVGQLALDPSLVPTFQLTLVLRLDSRLWPKIQGLFSSANSPFLPGFSQSLTLSTGFRVIKKKLYSSEQLLIEEC; encoded by the exons ATGCCTAGCCTTTGGGACCGCTTCTCGTCGTCGTCCACCTCCTCTTCGCCCTCGTCCTTGCCCCGAACTCCCACCCCAGATCGGCCGCCGCGCTCAGCCTGGGGGTCGGCGGCCCGGGAGGAGGGGTTTGACCGCTCCACGAGCCTGGAGAGCTCGGACTGCGAGTCCTTGGACAGCAGCAACAGTGGCTTCGGGCCGGAGGAAG ACACGGCTTACCTGGATGGGGTGTCGTTGCCCGACTTCGAGCTGCTCAGTGACCCTGAGGATGAACACCTGTGTGCCAACCTGATGCAGCTGCTGCAGGAGAGCCTGGCCCAGGCGCGGCTGGGCTCTCGACGCCCTGCGCGCCTGCTGATGCCTAGCCAGTTGGTAAGCCAGGTGGGCAAAGaactactgcgcctggcctacagtGAGCCGTGCGGCCTGCGGGGGGCGCTGCTGGACGTCTGCGTGGAGCAGGGCAAGAGCTGCCACAGCGTGGGCCAGCTGGCACTCGACCCCAGCCTGGTGCCCACCTTCCAGCTGACCCTCGTGCTGCGCCTGGACTCACGACTCTGGCCCAAGATCCAGGGGCTGTTTAGCTCCGCcaactctcccttcctccctggcttcagccagtccctgaCGCTGAGCACTGGCTTCCGAGTCATCAAGAAGAAGCTGTACAGCTCGGAACAGCTGCTCATTGAGGAGTGTTGA